The DNA sequence TGCTTTGAAATATTAGTATATAATACGCTTGAACCACATTAGTTGCTCATGAAGGTGTTATTGAGCTCATGGTTGTGTATTTTATAATGATCTGACATAAGTTCAAGCAATTTGATGTTTTATAAGCTACAGATTACATCAATTAACATGTACCACACAATTGTAGTCGTACTTATTATAGAATACAATCTTTTGAAAGGCTCAAGTGATCTTTGCTTGAGAAAAGCTAACAAGAATCTTCCTGTAAGAGAAAGTAGTTATAATTTGGGCCACTCACAGGATTCCACCAATCAGTGAGACACTTAAATCTGGCATTACAACTCATGTTGCAAGTTATCTTAAATGTTATATTCCTTGCACCAACTCATTAATCATGCGCTGAAAGACACATCATCTATTTTTAAATAGCATTATCTTGGTTTCTGACTGATCCGAAATGAGTTTTACCAAAGATCTTGCAGCATTCTAAGCTACAGATCTCCACCGGTGGTTGAATTGATACAAATGCAACATGAGTTGGTACTGTGTCGTTCGATCGACATTTAATTGGTATGCTATTCAACATCGATTGGTTAATTAGTCATCCACGAAGACGATGTAATCTGTGTGTTTACTTCTCCGTGGCAAATTCTGCagatggaacatgtcaaaagacaccAAATTAAAGTGTGTAATCGGCTTGGACGTCCGATCCATCATGCCACATCTCCATCCAACACCCCTGTTCAAACATACTACATAAAGCTTACTATACAAACAAAGAACAAAACACCAGTGGACCAAACCAAGCGATGACTCGTCTATAACGAAGCACAAAGACTTTAATTCCATCGAAACCTCCACCCGGGTACTTATAAATGATAAGCTGGAGATTAAAGAGAAACAGATCTGATTGAGACGGCAACTACCGATCGAAATTACCAAAAAGGAAGAACGAGAACTCAACAAAATGCACAGATCGGCACTCCCGATCAATTTACCAACTGGGAAAAAAGAAATCGAAGAACAAACAGACAATCGCGACAATCAGTTTCCCAAATGGGGGAAAACAAGCCGAGAACTAACAGAAATTGCGACAACAGAAAAAATCATAATTGTATTCGTAACACGGGATGTGACCGTAAGAAGAAATCGGAAAAGGAACCAACATGTAACAGTAGCAAGGACTCGACGATTGCAAGGCATGAAAAACACGAAGGATCAGGGAAAGCAAGAGTACTCAGGTGAGATACATGGGGGTCGGCGTGGATCCGGTTCAATATTACCTGATGCAAATCTTTGGCCCAAGAAACCCTCTTCGGCTGCTTCAATCCGGCCATTCAACACGATCCGATTATAAATTAGACCAGTATTCGATCGATCTGCGGAAGGCACTACAAGAATCGGAGGAGGGAAGCCGACTGCGATTTCTCTCCTGATCGGAGAAATGGATCTCCTAAAGAAGgttgagagagacagagagagagagggggaaatCGAGAGAACCCTAATGATAGCACAAGAGTCGGCTGCCTCCCGTCGGCTTCCGGTCTGCGCCGCTGGATGCGGCTATTTTAAATGCTTTTTCTACTCATGATTTCCGGAATTAATGGCATCACTGAGTACGTAAGGCCGTCGGGTTAGGATCCTATCCAGGGATATGGTACACCTCCGACAGTGATTTAACCGTCTACATTCAAATTGTACGGTTACGATGGGAACCATTTTCTTCTGATTTGGGGTAAGGTAGGATCCGATCCACAGATCGCGATGGGGACGCACACGTGGTGGGCTGATGATGGCCAATGCCTGAACAGTGGACGCTTGTGATGTTGGAATAGGAAGGCATCAGCGGCCGAGTTCTTGGACCCTATCCGTCGTAATAGGGTGGGGCTCATATACAATGGACTGAGAGCGTGAGAATGAAgggaaaattaaaaagaaaattatatatatagagGAATAATTTACAATAAGTTAGGCACGAAGATTACGTCAAACATGGAATAATTTGTCATGACCATAATACACTACTGACCTGTATAAAATGGACTCTAATCTGAAGTTATTAGTACTAGAGAAATCAAGTCAAGACTATTAGATTGCCACGATGGAGTATTGGAACAACGTGCATGACTGAGTTGATATATTAGTAATAACTATGCACTTTAAGCACATCAAATAATGACCTCCCACATATAATTTGTGAGGTAGAAATGCATAAAAGTATATTATGCCCATTCGATCCAATTGTCCTTTGTCTTATCTATAAGAAACCAAGAAGCACGTTATATATTTTCATTTCATTCATCACAGCTATTACATGGATACAGTGGTGAGTTCAGATAGATACATCTCTGATACGAAAGAAATAGAGATCATTAGAACTTCCTGGAAACAATATAATTACCCTATCTCATGGTTAACTGGATTATGAGCCTCTATATCTATGAAATATGACAATCGAATAATAGCAGGACGCATAAACCAAATCTTTTTTTCTAGCGGTCTTCCCGTCGGACTTTGTTTGGATCAGAGACCATGTCCATCATCATCTTCTCGGGGGAATCTTCCCAGCTAGCAAAGGTTTTCAGGTCAACCTGCCACAAGGAGCCAAGCACACTGTTAATATTAGTTTTGGGCCTTGGGTCAGAATGCAACTATAAGTGGTGTCATGCTCAAACCTTCCGCCGCTGTTCTGAGAAGAGCATCTCTCTTTTTTTATAGAAATCTTGCTGTTCCTTTGCGGTTTTTCCACCAAAACCCCATACCTCGACCTCTACAACAGGAGCCTCAACTGGTAAGAAACCCTGTAAAGAACATAACATGAAAGATTTAATTGTTACCGTACTCTTTAACAGCATCCTCGTGGAGGTCTTAATGAGAGAAGTGAAAATGCACCTTAGTTTTAGATAAGAAAAAATCAAGAATAATTTTCTACAGTACATTTACAGAAATCAACATCACTCAAAATGGTCAGCCAGACATTAGAAACTCTATCTCAGAACAAAGTCTGTCTGTTTTGAATGGACCTGTGAAAACTTAATTCAAAAGTTATAGATTCCTCCAAATAACAAAGAAGGTTACTCATGGTCAAAGATGAATTTCTCATGGGTGGAAGACAAAGATAAAACAGCAAagcatcaataaaaaataatccaGCCTCCTATGGTTAGCAAAGTTATCGAAGAAATATATGCTAATATTCCCACAGCAAATGAGCTGTTCAAGTTCGTGGAAGAACCAAGACCAAAAACGAATATAAACAGCTAAAGATGTTAATGATAGGGTCTGAAATGTGAAGCTTAACCTGGTTAGGAGTGAGAGGTCCATGTTGGTAAGTTTTGTCAAATGCATGATGACGCACGGTAACTTGAGCAAAATCTTCATCCAAAAATATCCTCTCATTGCCGGTAGATCCCCCAAATGCTAAGCCAACAGGTTTTGGATTTGCTTCATAGACCCTTATAGCAGGATGCAAGTGGCAATAAATGAAGTTCTTTTCCTTTCCTGCTTTAAAAATACTAGGTCAATCAACTTTAAAATAAAGTATGATAGCAAAACCATGTAAGTCAACATACCAGAGGGTGGAAACACGTGGAAAATTGGGCTTATTGCAAAAAGATATCCAGAGCTTCCAAAAAATGTTTCTCTGTTCTCAAAACCTTGTGTAATTAGTACTCCTATCACCCACCCTCTGGAACTTCTATCAACCTCTGAGGATTCTGCTGAACTAGCAGAGACCAAAACTATTAGGGGTCCATTGTAACCTTCAACATTAGACCAAAACCTACTCAAACCCTTCCCATGAATTGATGACCTGCAAAACATCTTGATATATGAAAACTCAGATTCATCCCAAATCCAGGATGGGCTGCTTATGAACAGAAACCAAAAGATTCACTTTGCAAATACATATGCGCTTTAGTTCTCAAATACCAAATCCACCCAAAATTGTTACAAATGTATAATCTAAACAGATCAAGTAAGATGGAACATCCATTTTTGAAGTCTTGCTACAATCCTAAGATGAGgtacatttcaatttccttttaaTAGATCGAGACAAgatatttaaaataacatattgaATAGATATTGCTGATGCAATATATATCTCTGAAGCTTGTAGAAGAGGTTTTTCCCCCCTAActgaaagcatgcagcagctgtaTTCATTATAGATTCGATACTTTAGAATTTGTACAGATCTAGGATTTCTTAGTCAAGACTTAATCTACCCTACCGTACAGCAACCATATACTCCATATCAAATAATTCAAAGATTAATATCCCGAAAGAAGTAACGTAGGGTGGAAGGGTTCACAATCATCAAGTACTATATTATTACTGATATTAACCAAAACAATTAGACAAACAGACCCTGAAATTCTGAGTCATATTAGAAAATGGAAGGTATATGTCATGAGTCTGAATTCTGTGACAATAAATAGTAGGTAGTCAGAAAATTCCAAAATAAATCGTattcatattttttaaatgaagagACTAtaaaatgaatctatttatggaaAAACTTATCAAACAAGtaaacataaagtatatgcacatTATAACCACAAACAGTTATGACCACTATGACAAACCTGTATAAGAAGTCCCCAGAGTTTATTCCTTGGAAGGAGGCAGCAAGAAATTCTTCACTCAACCTATCCCTCAAAGCAAGGGAGACAGCCCAAGCCCTTCCTCGTGTCAAGAGACACACATCACGAACATTACCAGTCGAATTGTTATCAGATGCTGAAATAGAGGAGCCTTCACTCTCCTGCCGATATACGACTTAGGTCAGAAAATAAAATTCCCTAAGAATTTTTCATTGCTAGCACAAAATAAAACTCATTGAAAATTATAGATTGAGTTATTATAACAAGCCAAATAGCCAGCAAGGACTGACATAATTCCCTCCACTGTGACATGAAGCTCCTTTTCAGCATTGCAGTAAGCAATGTTGACATAACAACAGGGGTTCGGCAGAATCCCTCCGAATCCAAAATTTTATGATGCACAGCTAAAATTTTGATCAAGCATTCAATTTAAATCCAAGTAGAACTATTTTACGCATATAACTTTTTCTTCTGTGATCCAGAAGATGTATGAATTTAAAAATAAGACATTCCAGAGCCAGTTTTAGGCAGTTAGAACGAAGCTTTGGCTCTTATCATAGCATTAGCATGCATGGCCACATTGATTCCCATGTTTAGTTTAAGGATTTAGATTAGAAATTCGGTTGACAAAGTCATATTCAACAATTTGAAAGAACTCAGAAGAGAAATTGCCAGATGCATGTGACAGAAAGATTACAAAGCTGCTTGATATACAGAACCAAGGAACCCTATTGTGATTTCACAGCATCTATCCTTTTCAACATGTGTGACTTAAAAGTAGCTGGACTAGAAACATATAACAAGGCCAAATTACCAACCAAATTGACTGTAAGATCTAGCCCCCTAGATCAGTGGATAGAGGTCAACCCAAGTGCTAACCATTCTTCACGTATAGAAGTCTAGTGTCCTTAATATAACTACTGTCATCCTTACTCATGGGCGCTTAATCAAGTGCTGCATCCTCTCCACTATTTCACACCCGTGAGCATCCTCAACCAATCATAGGTTGTATACGATAACATGTGCCTCAAAAGAAGCTtctattttattctttttaagatAGAACTCTAAAGAGAAGTTgtccctgaacctatcaaaaatgTGCAGGTGTAGAAAAATCAGTTTAGACACCCATCATGTCAAAGCCGTAAACCACAACAAGGGATGAATATAAAGAATTTTCACTACTGTTTATTTAACAGCAACCTGACAATTGAAGCAATTCTTCCATCAAACAATGCACTAACACTTACACTAGATTGTGAAAAATAATACATAGTCCTGATTGTGCATTCTTTCAAGTTGTCAGTTAATGATTTTGCCTCCTGGTCTCCTAAATCTTCTTCACAAATGAATTCAACTCGTATCAGTGTTATCCCAGGTAGACCCTTACACTTCCATAACCAAATTCCTGACATTAGCTTAATGCATGCAAATTTCTTTTTCTTAAATTCTTGTGAATAGTTCTCAATAAATCTCTTTGGAGGTATGCCCTTATGCTGCATCAGTGCCAGTGCCTAATTGATACTCACAAAGTTGCTGCAAGTTTTGCTATGTTAGGAACAAGCCATCTTACTCATGCAGATAAACTCCTTTGTttacctgagttcatggaatggtTGAGAATTATTTCACGTACCTTCGAAGAAGAGCAAGCTTGGATTCTCTCCTGGACATACTTCGGAAGACAATTCGCCAAGCCTGGTGCTGTCGTCAAGACCCACGTCTGAAACTTCTGCGCAGAAACACCCTTATCGACCGCCAAAACATCGGATCTCCAAATGTGCTCATCTTCCTCCGCGATCACACCGCACGAAACCAAAGCCGACACTAGCAAATGGCTCATGTCAGGGAGCACCAAAGGATCCTTTGCGTTTCTGGACATCTTCGCGATCCTCGAAGAATGCCCCATGACCCAGCTGATCCAGAAAAGCATAAGCACCTCTCCCGGCAAGAGAGACCCGCCCACCTTATCATCGTCGCCAGCATCGGGATCGAACTCCAAGCCGCAAGGCGCTCCGGCTTCCCGGGACAGGGCGGCGTACAATCTGTATAGCACGTTGATGGATCGTGAGACGGGCATCCTGCCGCAGCACCGGTTGTAGCCGCTCAAGAAGCCAATCCAATCAATTCGACCGTCAGCACGATCATCGGCAACGGGGAAGAAGAGCGAGACCAGGGTTGCGCCGAGATTGTTCGACAGTGCAGGGAAGTGCTCCGGCACCGGCGTGGATTCGGACGCAACAACTTGCACGTTCAGGGAGAGAGCTTCCTACACGCATAAGAGGGGAGAATCGAGGGTCAGTTATCACATGGGTTGTGGATCGGTAGGCAGCAGCAGTACCTGGAGGGAAGCGAGGGGgacggaagaggaggagggcggaGAGAGGCTGGAGAAGGCATTGCGAAGGGAGGGGAGGAAGCCAGTGGCGGCGGCTaagttttcctcctcttcctgccGCTGCTGTTGCTCCGAGATGCCTCCGTGATCGGCGGAAGAGGACGCGCCCATCTCCTGTTTGTTCGTTAGCCTGTCTGTCCGTCGTGTTCTCGCTTGATCGGTGGAGAGGAGGAGACCAGCAGACGTGCGATATGTGAAGATGCCTCACAGGGCGTTGTTGGACTCTTGAAGCTCCCAAGGGACGGGCGGGCACAAACGATCGCAAGGATGGAGAGGGCGATGTCGTCCTCGAGACGCCAATGCGATGCTTCGACACGCGTCATGAAGCGGGATTCGACGGCGGCGACGAACCCACGATTGCAACAACCAATGCTACCAGATTGCAACCAATGGGGTTCAATAAGTTTTGGATGGAGTTGGACCGGCTCAATCTCTCGCACACCGCCGTTGGTTTACTACACCGATTTGTCGATGTAAAAATTGAGACGGTATTTAATTTATttgttataaaaattataaaaataataataagataattGACCCAATAATAAACTAATATATATCataaagatattattattttctcGGCACGTGGATGTCTATGTGGCAATTAACGATAAAAATTATTAGAGACTAttgttattataataaaaaatatttttcaaatcaagAATGATTTAAAGAATAATTTATTAATGCTCATAATAACATATTATAGACTATAGAAGGGGggggatatgatgatatgagttgcagattttattttatttttctccatATTCATCACCTTCAATCTTATTTAATTTAGTCATCAAAGCGATCAAAGTtaagaaatatttataatattaatctttgttgtaggaAGGAGGCTATAGAAGGATGTTTCCATCTTCAAAATTTCACATGAATGATCGACAAGAAGACTaaaaactataataaaaataaattaattatttttttatgttgaTGGATTTCTATAAACTTATGAAAGCATGTCCAAGAATCAATCacaaaataatatcatattttcttaTTAGACGGGTGAAAATTAATGTATGTTTGTCCGTGCCAATGCTTAAATAGATCGGGTTGACATAAATAAAGAAAATAGACTATTTATACCATTCTACTCTCAATTATTAGATTAGATAATGATGTCTCAAACATGATGACAACAAGATCAGCCAATCATCTAACAATTCCCAAATGATAAAAGCTCCACAATCAACGCAAAATGTTTGAAATGATCAAATTTATATAGATAACCTTATTCTTTACATACAACATAATCCAACAAAGAATGGGCAGAGATTGCTTGAAGTTATTAATAAATATTCTGTCATTACACAGGCACAAACACACACGATCACAAGGATACATGGTTCAATATTGCATCAAGAAGCCTCGAGAACCAGAGGTTTAGGCATGTACCAAATCATCATCTTCCATATTCGATGTCCAATGCCAATCTTTTCTCTGGATTATAACTAGTAGTGGTTTCAATTCCATGATAATATGTCTCATGGTCAACCGATGGTTGACTGAGCAAGCTCTCAATCTCCTCAGTATTCTGCGGTACCCACGGGTGCTTGAGTTTTCTCAACCTGTCAAGCTCTTCCGCCACTTGCTTCATCGTAGGCCTTTCTTCTCCCCTAAAGTTCAAGCATTGCTTTGCGAGCGAGGTCATTTCTTGAATCAATTCCGTATCCCCTTCATTTCTCACCTGATCATCCAAGATCTCCATAAGTCGGTTCTCCTTCGTGGCCAGAATAAAACTTGATGCGAGGCTCCTCTCTTCTTCAGATGCTTCAAAATAAATTGGCTTCTTGCGGGTCATCAGCTCCAGAAGCACTACGCCGAAGCTATAAACATCACTTTTCTCTGTCAACTGGCAGGTTTGGAGGTACTCTGGGTCCAAGTAACCACAAGTCCCTTGCACCAAGGTAGCAAACTGATCCTCATCTTTTGGAACCAGCTTCGAAGCTCCAAAGTCAGAAACTTTTGCTGTATAGTTTTCATCTAAAAGGATGTTGGAAGACTTCACGTCACCATGAATGATGGGAGGCGAAGCTGATGAATGCAAGTAGGCCAGAGCTTCGGCAGACTCATGAGCGATCCTCAAGCGAGTGGCCAAGGAAAAGGGAGACGCACTGTTGTTGTCGTGAATCAGCTGGAACAAGGTCCCGTTCGAGACAAACTCATAAACCAGCATCGGAACCTCCACTTCCAAGCAACAACCCAAGAGCTTAACTATGTTCTTGTGGTTGATCTGCGACAGAATAAGCAGCTCTTTTCCAAATTCATTCTTTTGGCTCTCATCAATGATCTTGGGTTTCTTGATGGCAACGACACGACTGTCCTCCAATACTCCTTTGTAAACGGTACCATGTCCTCCTCTGCCAAGGACTCGGTTCTGATCATACTTCTCTGTAGCTTTTTCTAATTCTTCTTTGGCAAATATCTTAAATGCAAGGCCTTGTTCTCTAAAGTATCTTTCTTTAGCCTTGATCTCTTCCAATAATATCCAACCTCCATGTTCTCTAAAATATCTTTCCTTAATCTTGATGAATTTTCTTCTTTGAAAAATCACATAGATACACATGCCGGATATTAGTAGAAAGATCAAGCCACTGCCAATACCTGTATCTCAGAAATTTTCAGGCCAATTAAAACcaggaagagaaacaaaaattctgttttttatgcatattattttggttTTGTGGTTACTGGAAGCTATAATACGAACACGAACAATTTTGTGCTCtgctttttttatgataaaatcctGGATGCTTATTATTATTGCTTTTCTTCTGCGTAAGCGTTATGCTAAGCTACATAACTAGAATACCTAAAGTCCACGCAGTATGAGAAGAATGTTTATAGTCAACTTTATGTTATTTCAGTCAGCCGGATTATATcaaatgttttattttcataagtatatggatccaatataacttttgaaagtagaAGGACCGAGatgttaaagataactaatttcgaaaataatttgTAATTAGCCCAAGAGAAAAaaagcataaccatcaagaatttCTTTCTTTCTCGGTCACGATGATGCCAAAGGTCTAAACTCATCGCTGAAGttgaaaaaaaaacatgattttgTTAATCACAAAAGTTCTTCGAGGGTCAGCAACCGAAGTCGGTTCCATCCAGGCTAATAAAAGCAATACCAACAATTCTGAATTTAACATATTATTGTTCTTTCGCATGTAAATACACTTTCTTGTGTATgtggataaaaaaaaatcatcgacTACTTGGAGATGGTACAAGACAACAGAATATAAAACCGAACCAGGCTATTGTCATTAGTCCCCTCTCTATAAGATACACCTAGTCCATAGTGCAGACAGATTAAAAGGATTTGAAGCAATAAATAAAATTCATGAAAATAAAGGGAACAAAAGAATTCATTTGTAATACTTGGCATCAAAGGTCATGGTGGAAAAAAGACCCTTACCTATAGCCACCTTCGCTGATGATGGAAGTTTCTGGTGTTGGGTGCATGTTCCATTGAAGGCATCACCATATGTACCTCGCGGGCAGAAACAATTGTAGCTACCGGGCAGGTTCTGGCAGATGCCATGGCAAGGATTTTGATCTTTATCAGAGCATTCGTCGATGTCTGCAATTAAAGCATATT is a window from the Musa acuminata AAA Group cultivar baxijiao chromosome BXJ2-1, Cavendish_Baxijiao_AAA, whole genome shotgun sequence genome containing:
- the LOC103993133 gene encoding putative wall-associated receptor kinase-like 16, whose amino-acid sequence is MGVLLGYRLFQLLMLPLVGAAASAAAAPPGCRTRCGEVDVPYPFGIGHNCAMEGFSLDCNTTDDGLEKLFFSNVEITNISLPLGQARMLNEISWQCYNVSNNSLDYNFWSLNLVGTPYRFSDVHNMFTVIGCETLAYIGDFQSADSYQSGCVSVCHNEVSLVNSSCSGIGCCQTSIPKDLTYYEVWFDSNFNSSSIWNFSDCSYAVLLEANQFEFLTSYITTNHFLSNSNSKAPLVVDWAIGNETCEVAQHDTTSYACISEHSECLNSSNGPGYLCNCSSGYHGNPYVAHGCQDIDECSDKDQNPCHGICQNLPGSYNCFCPRGTYGDAFNGTCTQHQKLPSSAKVAIGIGSGLIFLLISGMCIYVIFQRRKFIKIKERYFREHGGWILLEEIKAKERYFREQGLAFKIFAKEELEKATEKYDQNRVLGRGGHGTVYKGVLEDSRVVAIKKPKIIDESQKNEFGKELLILSQINHKNIVKLLGCCLEVEVPMLVYEFVSNGTLFQLIHDNNSASPFSLATRLRIAHESAEALAYLHSSASPPIIHGDVKSSNILLDENYTAKVSDFGASKLVPKDEDQFATLVQGTCGYLDPEYLQTCQLTEKSDVYSFGVVLLELMTRKKPIYFEASEEERSLASSFILATKENRLMEILDDQVRNEGDTELIQEMTSLAKQCLNFRGEERPTMKQVAEELDRLRKLKHPWVPQNTEEIESLLSQPSVDHETYYHGIETTTSYNPEKRLALDIEYGR
- the LOC135598705 gene encoding uncharacterized protein LOC135598705, coding for MGASSSADHGGISEQQQRQEEEENLAAATGFLPSLRNAFSSLSPPSSSSVPLASLQEALSLNVQVVASESTPVPEHFPALSNNLGATLVSLFFPVADDRADGRIDWIGFLSGYNRCCGRMPVSRSINVLYRLYAALSREAGAPCGLEFDPDAGDDDKVGGSLLPGEVLMLFWISWVMGHSSRIAKMSRNAKDPLVLPDMSHLLVSALVSCGVIAEEDEHIWRSDVLAVDKGVSAQKFQTWVLTTAPGLANCLPKYVQERIQACSSSKESEGSSISASDNNSTGNVRDVCLLTRGRAWAVSLALRDRLSEEFLAASFQGINSGDFLYRSSIHGKGLSRFWSNVEGYNGPLIVLVSASSAESSEVDRSSRGWVIGVLITQGFENRETFFGSSGYLFAISPIFHVFPPSGKEKNFIYCHLHPAIRVYEANPKPVGLAFGGSTGNERIFLDEDFAQVTVRHHAFDKTYQHGPLTPNQGFLPVEAPVVEVEVWGFGGKTAKEQQDFYKKREMLFSEQRRKVDLKTFASWEDSPEKMMMDMVSDPNKVRREDR